In Thermosynechococcus sichuanensis E542, a single genomic region encodes these proteins:
- a CDS encoding transglutaminase domain-containing protein, which translates to MPDTPQEVYGNSLSSRALDHDWRTIYPLGAYQIHGLAWVDPQALWLRQLPRLPFCQATLGASFLALDRVRGFILLINGENDHSEILNPYDLEPFLDAYGLCLHRETLWFCRDTWLYRCHLPDWQVEKVLECRYPIYGVAVDDTGIYVACQKSGYIHCFDETGREQYRLSAPGIGCENLALKDGYLWVSDRLEQSIYCLDRQSGRIEWVALTPFAQPTAFTFDAAGRLWVAYGGEEPYLRDNPNNREAPLAIDHRDICLIHPLLYQTHREQHYTVSNGYLIEMAYVEEMAPLDALHLDNLEWRIALPANSLRQKLLRVEPVGTPFRLETVGDQQVAVFDFPEVRPYEARLFGWRAWLEVRGIKYHLSFEDIDEALPLPPEFAAQYLVDNDELAMDHPIVQEAAREAVGTETNILRKMLKIRNYVYDRLSYAMRPTIETPDIVLKRGTGSCGEYVGVLLALARLNGIACRTVGRYKCPPHPQKRGIPLQPTYNHVWLEFYVPGVGWLPMESNPDDVVERGPYPTRFFMALPWYHVEVGKGIRFETTNYRDRGLRLGDLALNHVRFTIHGELPPIS; encoded by the coding sequence ATGCCAGACACACCGCAAGAGGTTTATGGGAACTCTCTCAGCTCCCGAGCGCTTGATCACGACTGGCGCACCATTTATCCCTTGGGTGCTTACCAAATCCACGGTCTGGCATGGGTCGATCCCCAAGCCCTGTGGCTACGGCAATTGCCCCGTTTACCCTTTTGCCAAGCGACCCTTGGCGCCAGTTTTTTGGCCTTGGATCGGGTGCGGGGCTTCATTTTGCTCATCAATGGCGAAAACGACCACAGTGAGATCCTCAATCCCTACGATCTAGAACCCTTTCTCGACGCTTATGGCCTCTGTCTCCATCGCGAAACCCTCTGGTTTTGCCGGGACACATGGCTCTATCGCTGTCATCTTCCTGACTGGCAGGTAGAAAAGGTGCTGGAGTGCCGCTATCCCATTTACGGTGTGGCGGTGGACGACACAGGCATCTATGTCGCCTGTCAAAAATCGGGTTACATCCACTGTTTCGATGAAACAGGTCGAGAGCAGTATCGCCTCAGTGCCCCCGGCATTGGCTGTGAAAATTTAGCCCTTAAGGATGGCTATCTGTGGGTGAGCGATCGCCTCGAGCAATCCATCTATTGTCTTGATCGCCAGAGTGGCCGTATTGAATGGGTGGCCTTGACTCCCTTTGCCCAGCCAACGGCGTTTACCTTTGATGCGGCGGGGCGATTGTGGGTGGCCTATGGCGGTGAAGAACCCTACCTGCGGGATAACCCCAACAACCGCGAAGCCCCCCTCGCAATTGATCATCGCGATATTTGTCTGATTCACCCCCTGCTCTACCAGACTCACCGAGAGCAGCATTACACAGTCTCCAATGGTTATCTGATTGAGATGGCCTACGTGGAGGAAATGGCTCCCCTCGATGCGCTGCACCTTGATAACCTCGAGTGGCGGATTGCTCTACCCGCCAATTCCCTGCGCCAAAAATTGCTGCGGGTCGAACCCGTCGGTACCCCCTTTCGCTTGGAAACTGTGGGCGATCAACAGGTGGCGGTGTTTGATTTCCCTGAAGTGCGTCCCTACGAAGCCCGCCTTTTTGGTTGGCGTGCTTGGCTAGAAGTGAGAGGTATCAAGTACCATCTCAGCTTTGAGGATATTGATGAGGCGTTACCCCTGCCGCCGGAATTTGCTGCGCAGTATCTGGTGGATAACGATGAGTTGGCGATGGATCACCCCATTGTCCAAGAGGCGGCACGGGAAGCGGTGGGCACAGAGACCAATATCCTGCGCAAGATGCTCAAGATTCGTAACTATGTGTACGATCGCCTGAGCTATGCGATGCGACCTACGATTGAAACCCCTGATATTGTCTTGAAGCGGGGAACGGGATCCTGTGGTGAGTACGTGGGGGTGCTCTTGGCCTTGGCGCGATTGAATGGCATTGCCTGCCGCACGGTGGGTCGCTACAAATGTCCCCCCCATCCCCAAAAGCGGGGCATTCCCCTCCAGCCCACCTATAACCACGTTTGGTTAGAGTTTTATGTGCCGGGGGTGGGTTGGTTGCCCATGGAGTCCAATCCCGATGATGTCGTAGAGCGTGGCCCCTATCCCACACGGTTTTTTATGGCACTGCCTTGGTACCACGTGGAAGTGGGTAAAGGGATTCGCTTTGAGACCACCAATTATCGCGATCGCGGGCTACGCCTTGGGGATTTAGCCCTCAACCATGTGCGTTTCACAATTCACGGCGAGTTACCCCCAATTTCCTAA